GAACCGCCACGGCCTCCGCCGGTGCGTCCACATCCCCGCGTAGAGGACCCGAGGATTCGATAGATCCATGTCGAGGTCGGAACACCCGGTATCCGCATCGATATAGAGCGCCTTCGTCCAGCTCTCGCCGCCATCCGTCGTCTTGAAGACGCCGCGCTCTTCGTTGGCTCCCCAAGCATGGCCCAATGCGCAGACGTACGCGGTATCGGGATCTCGCGGGTGGACCGCGATCCGCTTTATGCGCTCGGTATCGTCGAGACCGAGGTGGCTCCAGTTCTTCCCTCCGTCGGTGGAACGGTAGACTCCGTTACCGTACGAAGTGCTGTTGCGCGGGTCGCCCTCGCCGCTTCCGAGCCATAGGACGTTGGGATCCGAAGGAGCCAAGGCGATCGCCCCCACCGAGTAGACCGCCTCGTTCTCGAACTGGCCTTCGAAGGTCGTCCCTCCATTCGTGGTCTTCCATACTCCGCCATCCGCGCCGGCCACCCAGTAAGTCTTGGGATCACCGGCAACGCCAAGGATCGCGCTCACCCGGCCTCCCATGTTGGCGGGGCCGATCGAGCGCCACGCGATGGATCGGATCGCTCGCGCTTCGGCCGTTGGTTCTTCGGCAGCCGCAACGCTCCGGAGAAGACAAACGATGGTCAGCGCAGTGAACGTTTTGAAAGACATCATCAGCTCCTAACTGGGGCGCAAGAATAGTTCGATCGGAAAGGTGGCGCAACCGATCGCCCGTAAAGGCTCCGGTGTCGCCTCAGCCGGTGATGCTACCATCTCCCATGCCTTCGCCCTACGATGTCGGTCTCGAGAAGAACCCCGCGAATTACCAGCCGCTGACGCCGCTCCCGTTTCTCTCCTGGGCAGCCTCGGTGTTTCCTGATCATCCGGCCGTGATCCACGGGGAGCGCACCCACTCGTATCGCGAGCTCTACGAGCGCTCTCGAAGGCTCGCGAGCGCCCTCGTCCGCCGGGGTATCGGGCGGGGCGACACCGTGAGCGTCATGGCCCCCAACGTCCCCGCGATGCTCGAAGCCCATTACGGCGTTCCCATGTGCGGCGCGGTCCTGAACGCCCTCAACATTCGCCTCGACGCCGAGACCATCCGCTTCATCCTCGAGCACGGCGAGGCCAAGGTGCTTCTCACCGACCGGGAATTCAGCTCAACGATCCGAACCGCGCTCGCCGGGCTTTCGCGGAAGCCCTTCGTCGTCGATATCGATGACCCTCTCGCCGTGGAAGGCGATCGACTCGGCGACATGGATTACGAGGCGTTTCTCGCCGAGGGAGATCCGGATTTCGCCTGGGCGCTCCCGGAGGACGAGTGGGACGCCGTCTCCCTCAACTACACTTCGGGTACGACCGGCAACCCCAAGGGCGTCGTCTACCATCACCGGGGAGCCTATCTGCTGGCGGCGGGGAACCTGCTCGCCTGGCACATGCCCACCCATCCGGTGTACCTGTGGACCCTTCCGATGTTTCACTGCAACGGCTGGTGCTTTCCCTGGTCTCTGAGCCTCAACGCGGGAACGCACGTCTGCCTGAGGAAGGTCACCCCCGAAGGCATCCACGAAGCTATTCGCCGCCACGGGGTCACGCACCTCTGCGGCGCGCCGATCGTGATGCGGATGATCGTCGATTCGGTGGCGCGGAAGGGGCGGCCCTCGGACGGGACGGTGGAAGTGGCGACCGCGGCGGCTCCCCCGCCGGCCACCATAATCGGCGCCATGGAGGAAGCGGGCTTCCGGATTACCCATCTCTACGGCCTGACGGAAACCTACGGCCCGGCGGTGGTGAGTCCCTGGAATCGG
This window of the Vicinamibacteria bacterium genome carries:
- a CDS encoding acyl-CoA synthetase; the protein is MPSPYDVGLEKNPANYQPLTPLPFLSWAASVFPDHPAVIHGERTHSYRELYERSRRLASALVRRGIGRGDTVSVMAPNVPAMLEAHYGVPMCGAVLNALNIRLDAETIRFILEHGEAKVLLTDREFSSTIRTALAGLSRKPFVVDIDDPLAVEGDRLGDMDYEAFLAEGDPDFAWALPEDEWDAVSLNYTSGTTGNPKGVVYHHRGAYLLAAGNLLAWHMPTHPVYLWTLPMFHCNGWCFPWSLSLNAGTHVCLRKVTPEGIHEAIRRHGVTHLCGAPIVMRMIVDSVARKGRPSDGTVEVATAAAPPPATIIGAMEEAGFRITHLYGLTETYGPAVVSPWNREWDHLPLAERATKKSRQGVRYPVLEGLMVADPKTLAPVPADGASMGEVFFRGNVVMKGYLKNPKATEEAFAGGWFHSGDLGVVHQDRYIQLKDRSKDIIISGGENISTIEVESVLYRHPAVQEAAVVARPDEKWGETPCAFVSLKPEAPAVDETALIDFCRQHLAHFKVPKKVIFGELPKTSTGKVQKFVLREWARKES